One Ornithorhynchus anatinus isolate Pmale09 chromosome 2, mOrnAna1.pri.v4, whole genome shotgun sequence DNA segment encodes these proteins:
- the EIF4ENIF1 gene encoding eukaryotic translation initiation factor 4E transporter isoform X4, whose amino-acid sequence MAMERKGGGGETENGDAFLDLKRTPAAKSPHRYTKEELLDIKERPHSKQRPPCLSEKYDSDGVWDPEKWHASLYPSSGRSSPVESFKKDLDSDRTPLMRRLVDPRERVKDDDLDVVLSPQRRSFGGGCHVTTTVSSRRSGSPLEKENDGVRIIGGRRIGSGRIISARNFDKDHRGEKDLRDSRDRDRERDYKDKRFRREFGESKRVFGERRRNDSYTEEEPEWFSAGPTSQSETIELTGFDDKILEEDHKGRKRTRRRTASVKEGIVECNGGVAEEDEVEVILAQETAADQEVPREAVLPEQAPGEFDFNEFFNLDKVPGLASMIEDVLGEGSVSASRFSRWFSNPSRSGSRSSSLGSTPHEELERLAGLEQAILSPGQNSGNYFAPIPLEDHSENKVDILEMLQKAKVDLKPLLSSLSANKEKLKESSHSGVVLSVEEVEAGLKGLKVDQQGKISTPFMAEHLEEALTAVASSRQLKKDGDMSAFNKLVSSMKASGTLPSQPKVNRNLESHLMSHPEIPSQPLPKNILQELLGPPVTRPASSNLLSGLMGSLEPTANLLGQRASSPPISQVFPTRASSADYLRPRIPSPLGFGPSSQQLLGDPFQGLRKPMSPVAAQMSQLELQQAALEGLALPHELAMQTTNFYQPGFGKSQIDKNRDGFKNRQQRVIKSPAPGHRGNSASPAPSASITSMLSPSFTPTSVIRKMYESKEKSKEEPTPGKPTGDGKDENSRTNEDHLLSSSSVVNSDQDAIPPLSTKLSALQRSACSTPLSQTNRYTKEQDYRPKSTGRKTPTMASPIPGTPFLRPVHQVPLVSHVPVVRPSHQLHPGLVQRMLAQGVHPQHLPSLLQAGMIPPGVDLSHLQGISGPILGQPFYPLPTASHPLLNPRSGTPLQLAMMQQQLQRSVLHSPSSSSQGMTGGGQTTSQNTPGRSGLPHVHSQLDHRSSQRSGSPVGLAKWFGSDVLQQPLPSMPSKVISVDELEYRQ is encoded by the exons GAAGAACTCTTGGATATTAAAGAACGCCCCCACTCTAAGCAGAGACCTCCATGTCTTTCTGAAAAATATGACAG TGATGGTGTCTGGGACCCTGAGAAATGGCATGCCTCTCTCTACCCAAGTTCGGGGCGAAGTTCTCCAGTGGAAAGCTTCAAAAAAGATTTGGATTCAGACCGGACTCCCCTTATGCGTCGCCTAGTGG aTCCCAGAGAGCGAGTAAAAGATGATGATTTGGATGTAGTCTTAAGCCCCCAGAGGCGCAGTTTTGGGGGAGGTTGTCATGTAACAACAACCGTTAGCTCACGACGATCAGGGAgtcctttggaaaaagaaaatgatggtGTGCGAATTATTGGAGGGCGTAGAATTGGCAGTGGAAGAATAATATCTGCCCGTAATTTTGATAAAGATCACCGTGGAGAAAAGGACTTGAGAGATTCCAGAGACAGAGATCGCGAGAGGGACTACAAGGACAAACGTTTTAGG AGAGAGTTTGGGGAAAGTAAGCGTGTCTTTGGAGAACGTAGAAGAAATGATTCCTATACTGAAGAGGAACCTGAATGGTTCTCTGCTGGACCGACAAGTCAGTCTGAAACTATTGAGCTTACAGGATTTGATGATAAAATACTAGAAGAAGATCATAAAGGACGAAAACGAACAAGACGGCGCACAGCATCCGTGAAGGAAG GAATAGTAGAATGCAATggtggagtggcagaagaggatgaAGTGGAGGTCATTCTTGCTCAGGAGACAGCAGCCGATCAGGAggtgcccagagaagcagtgctgccagAACAAGCACCTGGAGAATTCGATTTCAATGAGTTCTTTAACCTCGACAAAGTCCCTGGTTTGGCTTCG ATGATTGAAGACGTTCTGGGAGAAGGTTCAGTCTCTGCCAGCAGGTTCAGTAGGTGGTTCTCCAATCCTAGTCGATCCGGAAGCCGGTCCAGTAGTTTAGGATCAACACCGCATGAGGAATTAGAAAGACTAGCAG GTCTGGAGCAAGCTATTCTCTCCCCAGGCCAGAACTCGGGAAACTACTTTGCTCCTATACCATTGGAAGATCACTCTGAAAACAAAGTGGATATTCTAGAAATGCTACAGAAAGCAAAAGTAGACTTAAAACCTCTCCTCTCAAGTCTCTCCGCCAACAAGGAAAAGCTTAAAGAGAGCT CGCATTCCGGAGTTGTGCTGTCAGTGGAAGAAGTAGAAGCTGGGCTGAAAGGCCTGAAAGTGGATCAGCAGGGGAAAATCTCTACACCTTTCATGGCAGAGCATTTGGAGGAGGCGCTAACTGCAGTGGCTAGCTCTAGACAACTCAAAAAAGATGGTGATATGTCTGCATTTAACAAGCTAGTGAGCAGCATGAAGGCAAGTGGGACTTTACCTTCACAGCCCAAAGTCAAT CGAAATCTCGAAAGTCATTTGATGTCCCATCCAGAGATCCCAAGTCAGCCTCTTCCAAAGAACATCTTGCAG GAACTTCTAGGTCCACCAGTCACCAGACCTGCTTCATCTAATCTTCTTAGTGGCCTAATGGGGAGTTTGGAACCTACTGCAAATTTACTAGGCCAAAGAGcatcctctccccccatctcacaGGTGTTTCCAACTCGTGCTTCTTCAGCAGACTATCTTCGACCCCGAATTCCTTCACCACTTG GCTTTGGACCAAGCTCTCAACAGTTGCTTGGGGATCCATTTCAAGGATTGCGGAAACCAATGAGCCCTGTTGCTGCACAG ATGAGTCAGTTAGAGTTGCAGCAGGCTGCACTAGAAGGGCTCGCGTTGCCTCATGAACTAGCAATGCAGACGACTAATTTCTACCAGCCTGGCTTTGGCAAATCCCAGATTGACAAAAACAGAGATGGCTTTAAGAACAG ACAACAGAGAGTGATTAAATCTCCTGCACCTGGACATCGAGGAAATTCAGCTTCTCCTGCTCCCAGTGCATCCATCACTAGCATG CTGTCTCCTTCCTTTACCCCTACCTCAGTGATACGAAAGATGTATGAAAGCAAAGAGAAAAGTAAAGAGGAACCAACTCCTGGAAAACCAAcaggtgatgggaaagatgaaaaTTCAAGGACAAATGAAG ATCACCTCCTTTCGTCAAGTTCCGTAGTGAACTCGGATCAAGATGCTATCCCCCCCCTAAGTACCAAACTGTCAGCACTTCAGCGCTCGGCATGTTCCACCCCACTGTCTCAAACCAACCGTTACACCAAAGAGCAAGACTACAGGCCAAAATCAACTGGTCGGAAGACTCCTACGATGGCATCCCCAATACCAGGGACTCCTTTTCTCCGGCCGGTTCACCAGGTGCCGCTTGTGTCCCACGTTCCAGTCGTTCGCCCTTCCCACCAATTGCACCCAGGGCTGGTCCAAAGAATGTTGGCACAGGGAGTGCATCCACAACATCTTCCATCTTTACTGCAGGCTG GCATGATTCCTCCTGGGGTGGACTTGTCTCACTTGCAAGGAATATCTGGTCCCATTCTGGGGCAACCATTTTACCCATTACCCACTGCTAGCCACCCCCTCTTGAACCCACGCTCTGGTACACCCCTGCAGCTGGCAATGATGCAACAACAACTCCAGCGGTCAG TCTTACATTCTCCAAGCTCCAGCTCCCAGGGAATGACTGGTGGTGGACAAACCACCTCCCAGAACACGCCTGGTCGTTCTGGACTGCCTCATGTACACTCGCAGCTCGACCATCGCTCCAGCCAGCGAAGTGGTTCTCCTGTTGGCCTTGCAAAATGGTTTGGCTCGGATGTCTTGCAACAACCTCTCCCTTCTATGCCCTCCAAAGTTATCAGCGTAGATGAACTGGAATATCGTCAGTGA
- the EIF4ENIF1 gene encoding eukaryotic translation initiation factor 4E transporter isoform X5, translating into MAMERKGGGGETENGDAFLDLKRTPAAKSPHRYTKEELLDIKERPHSKQRPPCLSEKYDSDGVWDPEKWHASLYPSSGRSSPVESFKKDLDSDRTPLMRRLVDPRERVKDDDLDVVLSPQRRSFGGGCHVTTTVSSRRSGSPLEKENDGVRIIGGRRIGSGRIISARNFDKDHRGEKDLRDSRDRDRERDYKDKRFRREFGESKRVFGERRRNDSYTEEEPEWFSAGPTSQSETIELTGFDDKILEEDHKGRKRTRRRTASVKEGIVECNGGVAEEDEVEVILAQETAADQEVPREAVLPEQAPGEFDFNEFFNLDKVPGLASRNLESHLMSHPEIPSQPLPKNILQELLGPPVTRPASSNLLSGLMGSLEPTANLLGQRASSPPISQVFPTRASSADYLRPRIPSPLGFGPSSQQLLGDPFQGLRKPMSPVAAQQMSQLELQQAALEGLALPHELAMQTTNFYQPGFGKSQIDKNRDGFKNRQQRVIKSPAPGHRGNSASPAPSASITSMLSPSFTPTSVIRKMYESKEKSKEEPTPGKPTGDGKDENSRTNEDHLLSSSSVVNSDQDAIPPLSTKLSALQRSACSTPLSQTNRYTKEQDYRPKSTGRKTPTMASPIPGTPFLRPVHQVPLVSHVPVVRPSHQLHPGLVQRMLAQGVHPQHLPSLLQAGMIPPGVDLSHLQGISGPILGQPFYPLPTASHPLLNPRSGTPLQLAMMQQQLQRSVLHSPSSSSQGMTGGGQTTSQNTPGRSGLPHVHSQLDHRSSQRSGSPVGLAKWFGSDVLQQPLPSMPSKVISVDELEYRQ; encoded by the exons GAAGAACTCTTGGATATTAAAGAACGCCCCCACTCTAAGCAGAGACCTCCATGTCTTTCTGAAAAATATGACAG TGATGGTGTCTGGGACCCTGAGAAATGGCATGCCTCTCTCTACCCAAGTTCGGGGCGAAGTTCTCCAGTGGAAAGCTTCAAAAAAGATTTGGATTCAGACCGGACTCCCCTTATGCGTCGCCTAGTGG aTCCCAGAGAGCGAGTAAAAGATGATGATTTGGATGTAGTCTTAAGCCCCCAGAGGCGCAGTTTTGGGGGAGGTTGTCATGTAACAACAACCGTTAGCTCACGACGATCAGGGAgtcctttggaaaaagaaaatgatggtGTGCGAATTATTGGAGGGCGTAGAATTGGCAGTGGAAGAATAATATCTGCCCGTAATTTTGATAAAGATCACCGTGGAGAAAAGGACTTGAGAGATTCCAGAGACAGAGATCGCGAGAGGGACTACAAGGACAAACGTTTTAGG AGAGAGTTTGGGGAAAGTAAGCGTGTCTTTGGAGAACGTAGAAGAAATGATTCCTATACTGAAGAGGAACCTGAATGGTTCTCTGCTGGACCGACAAGTCAGTCTGAAACTATTGAGCTTACAGGATTTGATGATAAAATACTAGAAGAAGATCATAAAGGACGAAAACGAACAAGACGGCGCACAGCATCCGTGAAGGAAG GAATAGTAGAATGCAATggtggagtggcagaagaggatgaAGTGGAGGTCATTCTTGCTCAGGAGACAGCAGCCGATCAGGAggtgcccagagaagcagtgctgccagAACAAGCACCTGGAGAATTCGATTTCAATGAGTTCTTTAACCTCGACAAAGTCCCTGGTTTGGCTTCG CGAAATCTCGAAAGTCATTTGATGTCCCATCCAGAGATCCCAAGTCAGCCTCTTCCAAAGAACATCTTGCAG GAACTTCTAGGTCCACCAGTCACCAGACCTGCTTCATCTAATCTTCTTAGTGGCCTAATGGGGAGTTTGGAACCTACTGCAAATTTACTAGGCCAAAGAGcatcctctccccccatctcacaGGTGTTTCCAACTCGTGCTTCTTCAGCAGACTATCTTCGACCCCGAATTCCTTCACCACTTG GCTTTGGACCAAGCTCTCAACAGTTGCTTGGGGATCCATTTCAAGGATTGCGGAAACCAATGAGCCCTGTTGCTGCACAG CAGATGAGTCAGTTAGAGTTGCAGCAGGCTGCACTAGAAGGGCTCGCGTTGCCTCATGAACTAGCAATGCAGACGACTAATTTCTACCAGCCTGGCTTTGGCAAATCCCAGATTGACAAAAACAGAGATGGCTTTAAGAACAG ACAACAGAGAGTGATTAAATCTCCTGCACCTGGACATCGAGGAAATTCAGCTTCTCCTGCTCCCAGTGCATCCATCACTAGCATG CTGTCTCCTTCCTTTACCCCTACCTCAGTGATACGAAAGATGTATGAAAGCAAAGAGAAAAGTAAAGAGGAACCAACTCCTGGAAAACCAAcaggtgatgggaaagatgaaaaTTCAAGGACAAATGAAG ATCACCTCCTTTCGTCAAGTTCCGTAGTGAACTCGGATCAAGATGCTATCCCCCCCCTAAGTACCAAACTGTCAGCACTTCAGCGCTCGGCATGTTCCACCCCACTGTCTCAAACCAACCGTTACACCAAAGAGCAAGACTACAGGCCAAAATCAACTGGTCGGAAGACTCCTACGATGGCATCCCCAATACCAGGGACTCCTTTTCTCCGGCCGGTTCACCAGGTGCCGCTTGTGTCCCACGTTCCAGTCGTTCGCCCTTCCCACCAATTGCACCCAGGGCTGGTCCAAAGAATGTTGGCACAGGGAGTGCATCCACAACATCTTCCATCTTTACTGCAGGCTG GCATGATTCCTCCTGGGGTGGACTTGTCTCACTTGCAAGGAATATCTGGTCCCATTCTGGGGCAACCATTTTACCCATTACCCACTGCTAGCCACCCCCTCTTGAACCCACGCTCTGGTACACCCCTGCAGCTGGCAATGATGCAACAACAACTCCAGCGGTCAG TCTTACATTCTCCAAGCTCCAGCTCCCAGGGAATGACTGGTGGTGGACAAACCACCTCCCAGAACACGCCTGGTCGTTCTGGACTGCCTCATGTACACTCGCAGCTCGACCATCGCTCCAGCCAGCGAAGTGGTTCTCCTGTTGGCCTTGCAAAATGGTTTGGCTCGGATGTCTTGCAACAACCTCTCCCTTCTATGCCCTCCAAAGTTATCAGCGTAGATGAACTGGAATATCGTCAGTGA